The Nitrososphaerota archaeon genome has a segment encoding these proteins:
- a CDS encoding Rieske 2Fe-2S domain-containing protein, translating into MGAVGGILGITPFIPFGSYFTASASIGRQEGQRILLPDGSFANVRTFPPDSSVIFPYPRTGDERFDSEPFRRFMLIRLATQEGGDKNDASAFRAYSMVCVHLWCLWDYRPGRQVTDPESGRTIVGNMECPCHGSNYRVTDGVAIYGPAALQTPPNNAQPMLDLTIDSEGFVVVEPPTYTVDRNGIIGYGRKVKA; encoded by the coding sequence ATGGGGGCAGTTGGTGGAATACTCGGGATAACTCCATTCATACCTTTTGGGAGCTATTTCACAGCTAGTGCCTCTATTGGGAGACAGGAAGGACAGAGAATACTTTTACCAGACGGTTCGTTTGCTAATGTCAGGACGTTTCCGCCTGATTCTTCAGTCATATTCCCATACCCTAGAACGGGTGACGAAAGATTTGATTCCGAACCATTCAGGAGGTTCATGTTGATACGGCTAGCAACCCAAGAGGGAGGAGACAAGAACGATGCAAGTGCTTTTAGAGCTTACAGCATGGTCTGTGTGCATCTATGGTGCCTTTGGGACTATAGACCGGGGAGACAAGTAACGGATCCAGAATCAGGAAGGACCATTGTGGGCAATATGGAGTGTCCGTGCCATGGAAGTAACTACCGCGTTACTGACGGCGTAGCGATTTATGGACCTGCGGCTCTCCAGACGCCTCCGAATAACGCTCAACCAATGCTCGATCTCACAATAGATTCAGAGGGATTCGTCGTAGTCGAGCCTCCAACATATACAGTCGATAGGAACGGGATAATTGGATATGGCAGAAAAGTCAAAGCCTAG